A single window of Leishmania braziliensis MHOM/BR/75/M2904 complete genome, chromosome 27 DNA harbors:
- a CDS encoding putative protein kinase, translating to MDKYEILAQIGDGTFGSVAKAVSKKTGQLVAIKKMKQKFYTWEECVKLPEVDVVRRIHGHPNVVKLREVIRENNELFFVFEYMDGDLLSVIKKAKQQVGPSASRPSAAPLIPYPLVKNYMRQILQALVYIHKRGYFHRDMKPENLLIRKETSGDDVLKLADFGLVKEIRSRPPFTDYVSTRWYRAPELLLQDRYYGAAVDVWAAGCIMAELITMRPLFAGTNEVDQLFKIMSVLGSPTEEVWAGGLRLAKKIRYTFPAVAGSGLAQVLPSHIPLPALDLLRQMLVYDPKVRLTAEQCLQHPFFKVSIDEHNAPSSAVLDQLALVAKRMLPGSKTAPPALKSPTVDQLAALKVARASTDASLSATSPRKFYQLSTLKDSAPSFPKVPVPLSTSPPSLDALSNAPSPLRGLGTLSPEGLPALANGYPRPSLTTASKGKRLLQETAGTSLAKKLAGLKNIKAGNGKLSVPYTLAAASAAHSPSAAPNLMVSAPKARPSTLVPITNNRDTTTPQWRRNPHKEAETTSPTATSAGAKREVNLDELMDEFASEMTAMGVLAQRYDAGASGELNNKSCTSQSALTHNPVATLLNNSRYPRKSIANSNPPFKASNLPRTTRPLDTRKMDDGVARSDLPRTDHSSPKGVSTSLKALLAKHKMSGLAFQ from the coding sequence ATGGACAAGTACGAAATCCTCGCTCAAATTGGCGACGGCACCTTCGGGTCCGTTGCAAAGGCTGTGAGCAAGAAAACTGGCCAGCTTGTAGCCATCAAGAAGATGAAGCAGAAATTCTACACGTGGGAGGAGTGCGTCAAGCTTCCCGAGGTAGACGTTGTGCGGCGCATTCACGGCCACCCCAACGTGGTGAAGCTGCGTGAGGTAATTCGCGAGAACAACGAACTGTTCTTCGTCTTCGAGTACATGGACGGAGACCTCCTCAGCGTCATCAAGAAAGCAAAGCAACAGGTCGGACCGTCCGCCAGTAGACCGTCTGCCGCGCCGTTAATTCCGTATCCGCTTGTGAAGAACTACATGCGCCAAATTCTGCAGGCACTTGTGTACATCCACAAGCGCGGCTACTTCCATCGCGACATGAAGCCTGAAAACCTTCTCATTCGGAAAGAGACAAGCGGCGACGATGTGCTGAAGCTGGCAGATTTCGGACTTGTCAAGGAGATCCGTTCCCGCCCGCCGTTCACCGACTATGTGTCGACGCGGTGGTACCGCGcgccagagctgctgctgcaggatcGCTActacggcgctgcggtggatgTATGGGCTGCCGGCTGCATTATGGCGGAGCTCATCACCATGCGGCCTCTTTTTGCAGGCACCAACGAGGTAGATCAGCTTTTCAAGATAATGTCGGTGCTTGGGTCTCCCACTGAGGAGGTGTGGGCTGGTGGGCTGCGCTTGGCCAAAAAGATCCGCTATACGTTTCCAGCAGTAGCCGGTTCCGGTCTTGCTCAAGTGCTGCCGTCGCATATCCCGTTACCGGCGCTGGATCTGCTGCGTCAGATGCTTGTCTACGACCCGAAGGTGAGGCTGACGGCGGAGCAATGCCTGCAGCATCCCTTTTTCAAAGTCAGCATTGACGAGCACAACGCGCCATCCTCCGCCGTGCTGGATCAGCTGGCGCTCGTGGCAAAGCGGATGCTACCAGGGTCGAAAacagcgccaccggcgctgaAGAGCCCCACCGTAGATCAATTGGCGGCGCTGAAGGTGGCCAGAGCCTCCACCGACGCATCACTCTCGGCTACCTCTCCACGTAAGTTTTACCAACTCAGCACCCTCAAGGACTCCGCCCCGTCGTTCCCAAAGGTCCCGGTCCCCTTGTCCACCTCCCCACCGTCCCTTGACGCGCTGTCGAACGCTCCATCACCTCTGCGTGGGCTTGGGACCCTCTCACCAGAGGGGCTACCAGCACTCGCCAACGGCTACCCGCGCCCCAGCCTGACGACGGCGTCCAAGGGAAAACGCCTCTTACAGGAAACAGCAGGCACTTCGCTTGCAAAGAAGCTAGCGGGCTTGAAAAACATCAAGGCTGGAAACGGGAAGCTCTCTGTTCCTTACACGCTGGcggctgccagcgctgcgcacTCGCCCAGTGCAGCACCTAATTTGATGGTCTCCGCGCCCAAGGCGAGGCCATCCACCCTGGTACCCATCACCAACAACCGCGACACCACGACgccgcagtggcgccgcAACCCGCACAAGGAAGCTGAGACTACTTCTCCTACGGCAACGTCTGCAGGGGCGAAGCGGGAAGTGAACCTGGACGAGCTAATGGATGAGTTTGCTTCAGAGATGACCGCCATGGGAGTGCTAGCGCAGCGATACGACGCGGGTGCCTCAGGCGAACTGAACAACAAAAGCTGCACTTCTCAGTCAGCGCTTACGCACAATCCTGtggccacgctgctgaacAACAGCCGGTACCCAAGAAAGTCCATCGCGAACTCTAACCCTCCGTTTAAGGCAAGCAACTTGCCTCGCACCACACGCCCACTAGATACAAGGAAGATGGACGATGGTGTCGCGAGGAGCGACCTTCCTCGCACAGATCACTCATCCCCAAAGGGGGTCTCGACATCGCTGAAGGCGCTCCTCGCAAAGCACAAGATGAGTGGTCTGGCGTTTCAATAG
- a CDS encoding cytochrome p450-like protein, with amino-acid sequence MAANVLQSYIVAGLHNAAAKLPSSAQPYAMALMREDMILNTLTIATVTAVILYIVITVVLPGMRMDFYLSKLPTVKNGVPFLGHALLLAGPSPWSKMSNWSLYPEKNLPQKKKDINAPQTSRLVTYNVAGMRVIYINEPRLLRRVLLTHQRNYRKALAAAYKHFMCLLGTGLVTSEDEQWKKRRLLLSHAMRIDILDSIPEMAIRAVDRILQKLDAVGANNPFVDLNEEYRHMTLQVISETALSLSAEEADRIFPTLYLPIVHECNRRVWAPWRAYMPFLHGSRQRNHCLSELNKALRDIICSRWEQRKDSKYAKRPDILALCISQIDHVDEKVIVELIDDVKTILLAGHETSAALLTWATYEVLRHPEIRQKVLEEATRLFDPARCTERVQTRYGPRGVPAVADVRDLVWTPAVLRETLRRHNVVPLVMRYAAKDDVWLAADTGLDADVRIPAGCTIAVGIEGVHSNPDVWNKPEVFDPTRFIDAEIANDSNYLNQSSKDVKFTKKIDPYAFIPFINGPRNCLGQHLSMIETQVALAYMVLNYNLKIYRDPSYKGEIVAYEDSVGRHHDFIIPQVPHDGLKVWGTPNKLFM; translated from the coding sequence ATGGCCGCGAACGTGCTTCAAAGCTATATTGTGGCTGGACTTCACAATGCCGCTGCGAAGTTGCCTTCCTCAGCGCAGCCGTACGCAATGGCGCTGATGCGCGAGGATATGATATTAAACACGTTGACGATTgccactgtgacggctgTCATTCTGTACATCGTCATCACAGTCGTGCTACCCGGGATGCGCATGGACTTTTATCTGTCAAAGCTGCCCACCGTTAAGAACGGCGTTCCATTTCTGGGACACGCCCTGCTGCTAGCTGGCCCCTCCCCGTGGTCGAAAATGTCGAACTGGAGTCTGTATCCCGAGAAGAACCTTCctcaaaagaaaaaggataTCAACGCCCCTCAGACAAGCCGCCTGGTGACATACAACGTTGCTGGCATGCGTGTGATTTACATCAATGAGCCTCGTCTGCTGCGTCGCGTACTTCTTACGCACCAACGCAACTACCGCAAAGCTCTTGCGGCAGCGTATAAACACTTCATGTGTCTCCTCGGCACTGGCCTCGTCACCTCGGAGGATGAGCAGTGGAAGAAGAGacgcctgctgctgtcgcatgCGATGCGCATCGACATTCTAGATAGCATTCCTGAAATGGCCATAAGGGCAGTCGATCGCATTCTGCAGAAGCTCGACGCGGTTGGCGCCAATAACCCGTTTGTGGACTTGAATGAGGAGTACCGCCATATGACACTGCAGGTGATCAGCGAGACTGCGCTGTCACTCTCCGCGGAAGAGGCCGACCGCATCTTTCCGACTCTCTATTTGCCCATTGTGCACGAGTGCAacaggcgtgtgtgggcaCCATGGCGCGCTTACATGCCTTTCCTACACGGCTCGCGCCAGCGTAACCACTGCCTCTCCGAGTTGAACAAGGCACTGAGAGACATCATCTGCAGCCGATGGGAACAGCGCAAGGACTCGAAGTACGCGAAGAGGCCCGACATACTGGCATTGTGCATTTCACAGATCGACCACGTCGACGAAAAGGTCATCGTGGAGCTCATCGATGATGTGAAGACAATCTTGCTTGCCGGTCACGAAACGTcggccgcgctgctgacgtGGGCCACCTACGAGGTTCTGCGCCACCCAGAGATCCGTCAAAAGGTATTGGAGGAGGCCACGCGCCTCTTCGACCCCGCCCGCTGCACGGAGCGCGTACAGACTCGCTACGGTCCTCGTGGTGTGCCGGCGGTCGCTGACGTGCGCGACCTGGTGTGGACAcctgcagtgctgcgcgaaacgctgcggcggcacaaTGTAGTGCCTTTGGTGATGCGATACGCAGCGAAGGATGACGTCTGGCTTGCGGCCGATACCGGTCTCGACGCCGACGTCCGCATTCCCGCTGGCTGCACGATTGCTGTTGGCATCGAGGGTGTGCACAGCAACCCCGATGTGTGGAACAAGCCAGAGGTATTCGATCCGACCCGGTTCATTGATGCCGAGATCGCTAACGACAGCAACTACCTGAATCAAAGCAGCAAGGATGTAAAGTTCACCAAAAAGATCGACCCGTACGCCTTCATTCCCTTTATCAACGGCCCCCGCAACTGTCTCGGGCAGCATCTCTCGATGATCGAGACGCAAGTTGCCTTAGCGTATATGGTGCTTAACTACAACCTCAAGATTTACCGCGACCCTTCGTACAAGGGCGAAATTGTGGCGTACGAGGATAGCGTTGGTCGCCATCACGACTTCATCATCCCACAGGTTCCGCACGATGGGCTGAAGGTGTGGGGTACACCGAACAAGCTGTTCATGTGA